A stretch of the Corynebacterium maris DSM 45190 genome encodes the following:
- a CDS encoding NAD(P)-binding domain-containing protein — protein MADTHIYGAIVIGAGQSGLATAYYLRKHGVDGILIDDQPSPGGAWRHVWPSMTLFSTAEFSNLPGIPMPKYPGYPPASHVVDYLTAYEERYDFPIERPVHVDTVDYANGIYTVRGGGKTWRARTVVAATGTWSAPFVPSYPGTFVGTQWHSANYPGPEPFRDSSVAVVGAANSGAQIAAELTRVADVTWYTRDRPRWMPDDVDGRALFRRSRERTLSILRGHGDPGADPHLGDIVTLPEVRHARRSGDLQATPIFGSLSEVDAEHLIWCTGFRPALRPIRPLLRGRRPKHSGLFLVGYGDWTGPGSATLAGVGPSAKATARKVADLLATVES, from the coding sequence ATGGCTGACACGCACATCTACGGCGCCATCGTCATCGGCGCCGGGCAATCGGGCCTGGCCACCGCGTACTACCTGCGCAAGCACGGGGTGGACGGGATACTCATCGACGACCAGCCCTCCCCCGGCGGCGCTTGGCGCCACGTATGGCCGTCGATGACGCTGTTTTCCACCGCGGAATTTTCCAACCTGCCGGGCATCCCCATGCCGAAGTACCCGGGCTACCCGCCGGCCAGCCACGTGGTGGACTACCTCACCGCCTACGAAGAGCGCTACGACTTCCCCATCGAGCGCCCCGTGCACGTGGACACGGTCGACTACGCCAACGGGATCTACACCGTCCGCGGCGGCGGGAAGACCTGGCGAGCGCGCACCGTGGTGGCGGCCACCGGCACCTGGTCCGCGCCGTTCGTGCCGTCGTACCCGGGCACTTTCGTCGGCACGCAGTGGCACTCGGCGAACTACCCCGGACCGGAACCTTTCCGTGACTCCTCGGTGGCGGTGGTCGGGGCGGCGAATTCCGGCGCCCAGATCGCCGCGGAACTCACCCGCGTCGCCGACGTCACCTGGTACACCCGCGACCGCCCGCGATGGATGCCCGATGACGTGGACGGTCGCGCCCTCTTCCGCCGCAGCCGCGAGCGCACCCTGTCCATCCTGCGCGGACACGGCGATCCCGGCGCGGATCCGCACCTGGGTGACATCGTCACCCTCCCGGAGGTGCGTCACGCGCGCCGGTCCGGGGACTTGCAGGCCACGCCGATCTTTGGCTCGCTCAGCGAGGTCGACGCGGAGCATCTGATCTGGTGCACCGGTTTTCGCCCGGCGCTGCGCCCCATCCGGCCTCTGTTGCGCGGGCGCAGGCCAAAGCATTCGGGCCTGTTCCTGGTCGGTTACGGAGACTGGACCGGGCCCGGCTCGGCGACGCTGGCGGGGGTGGGGCCGTCGGCGAAGGCCACCGCCCGGAAGGTCGCTGACTTGCTGGCTACGGTGGAGTCATGA
- a CDS encoding alpha/beta fold hydrolase, producing MNTYRRRAGRRWAVLGRGRALSKRRKRYLTDVDRRGFTDSDGVRIAWYEYGPEDAETTVVLIHGYTLAAESFHLQTEYLRKRWPGVRLLLMDLRGHGMSDKPSAAQCSVDAAAHDVLRVLAERVHTGRVIVLGHSLGGPVSLAVLRRAPQELYDRVAGVIQVSSAIEELAAAGLARILNTKIAHLVFDFLHSKPRGAWRLRERIAGLIAPVLAIGFFMRETDDELIEFHAALINETPTRTLVGFFDDLRVHQELAAAPRLQRLPGFVLVGQKDLVTPIAQSERIGREWPKAWLQMAHGAGHMLPLEAPKSVNAAVDRLLRHLAGAPSR from the coding sequence ATGAACACATATCGTCGAAGAGCCGGCCGACGGTGGGCGGTGCTGGGTCGCGGCCGCGCGCTGTCCAAGCGCCGGAAGCGGTATCTGACCGACGTCGACCGGCGCGGGTTCACCGACTCCGACGGCGTGCGCATCGCCTGGTACGAATACGGCCCCGAGGACGCGGAGACCACCGTGGTATTGATCCACGGCTACACGCTGGCTGCGGAGTCATTTCACCTGCAGACGGAGTATCTGCGCAAGCGATGGCCGGGGGTGCGGTTGCTATTGATGGATCTGCGCGGCCACGGGATGAGCGATAAACCGTCGGCCGCGCAGTGCAGCGTCGACGCCGCCGCGCACGACGTGCTGCGGGTGCTGGCCGAGCGCGTGCACACGGGGCGGGTCATTGTGCTCGGGCACTCGTTGGGCGGGCCGGTGTCGCTGGCCGTGCTGCGCCGCGCACCGCAGGAGCTGTACGACCGGGTGGCCGGGGTGATCCAGGTGTCCTCCGCGATTGAGGAGCTGGCCGCCGCCGGCCTGGCACGCATCCTCAACACGAAGATCGCCCACCTGGTGTTTGATTTCCTGCACTCTAAGCCGCGGGGCGCGTGGCGGCTGCGGGAGCGCATCGCGGGATTGATCGCCCCGGTGCTGGCCATCGGGTTTTTCATGCGGGAGACCGACGACGAGCTGATTGAATTTCACGCGGCGTTGATCAACGAGACCCCGACGCGCACCCTGGTCGGCTTCTTCGACGATCTGCGTGTGCATCAGGAGCTCGCCGCCGCGCCGAGGCTGCAGAGGCTGCCCGGTTTTGTGCTGGTGGGGCAGAAAGACCTGGTCACCCCGATCGCCCAATCAGAGCGGATCGGGCGGGAGTGGCCGAAGGCGTGGTTGCAGATGGCGCACGGCGCGGGGCACATGCTGCCGCTGGAGGCGCCGAAGAGCGTGAACGCGGCGGTGGACCGGTTGTTGCGGCACCTCGCGGGCGCCCCAAGCAGGTAG
- the arsB gene encoding ACR3 family arsenite efflux transporter produces the protein MPTATAPAKMSFLDRYLGLWIMLAMALGLALGRSVPGLGPFLSSLEVGGISLPIALGLLVMMYPPLAKVRYDKTREIAADKRLLTVSLLLNWVVGPAVMFALAWIFLPDEPELRTGLIIVGLARCIAMILVWSDLSCADRETTAVLVAINSVFQVVMFGALGWFYLQVLPSWLGLETTSAAFSFGAIVTSVLVFLGVPLLAGAVSRVVGEKVKGRAWYEKTFLPRISPLSLIGLLYTIVLLFALQGEQIAANPWAVARLAVPLLIYFVGMFFLSLFTAKAAGMNYAQSASVAFTAAGNNFELAIAVSIATFGATSGQALAGTIGPLIEVPVLVGLVYVMLWAGPKLFPGDPSLPASRQAPTPKKESVTA, from the coding sequence ATGCCCACAGCCACCGCACCTGCCAAAATGAGCTTTTTGGATCGCTACCTAGGACTCTGGATCATGCTGGCCATGGCGCTGGGACTCGCCCTCGGACGCAGCGTCCCGGGCCTGGGGCCTTTCCTCAGCTCCCTGGAGGTCGGCGGGATCTCCCTGCCGATCGCCCTGGGCCTGCTGGTGATGATGTACCCGCCCCTGGCGAAAGTCCGCTACGACAAAACCCGCGAGATCGCCGCCGACAAGCGCCTGCTCACGGTCTCCCTGTTGCTCAACTGGGTCGTCGGGCCGGCGGTGATGTTCGCCCTGGCCTGGATCTTCCTGCCCGATGAACCGGAGCTGCGCACGGGCCTGATCATCGTCGGGCTGGCCCGCTGCATCGCCATGATCCTCGTCTGGTCCGACCTCTCGTGCGCCGACCGGGAGACCACCGCCGTGCTCGTGGCCATCAACTCCGTGTTCCAGGTGGTCATGTTCGGCGCGCTCGGCTGGTTTTACCTGCAGGTCCTGCCCTCCTGGCTGGGCCTGGAGACCACCTCCGCCGCCTTTTCCTTCGGTGCGATCGTCACCTCCGTGCTCGTCTTTTTGGGCGTCCCGCTGCTGGCCGGCGCCGTATCCCGAGTGGTCGGGGAGAAGGTCAAAGGACGCGCCTGGTACGAAAAGACGTTCCTGCCCAGAATCTCCCCGCTGTCGCTGATCGGCCTGCTGTACACGATCGTGCTGCTCTTCGCCCTGCAGGGCGAACAGATCGCCGCCAACCCCTGGGCAGTCGCCCGCCTGGCCGTGCCGCTGCTGATCTACTTCGTCGGCATGTTCTTCCTCTCCTTGTTCACCGCCAAAGCCGCGGGCATGAACTACGCCCAATCCGCCTCCGTGGCGTTCACCGCCGCGGGCAACAACTTCGAACTCGCGATCGCCGTCTCCATCGCCACCTTCGGCGCCACCTCCGGACAGGCCCTGGCCGGCACCATCGGCCCGCTCATCGAAGTCCCCGTCCTCGTCGGCCTGGTCTACGTCATGCTGTGGGCGGGGCCGAAACTTTTCCCCGGCGACCCGAGCCTGCCCGCCTCCCGGCAGGCGCCCACCCCGAAGAAAGAAAGTGTGACCGCATGA
- a CDS encoding LLM class flavin-dependent oxidoreductase produces the protein MPRTFPLSVIDFATIYPEQSAHDAIATSVALAQRAEEHGFNRIWYAEHHNAADRASSVPSLLIAHVGAQTSTIRLGAGGVMLPNHAPYSVAEQFGTLAEMYPGRIDLGLGRAPGTDAKTVGRALRRPFDASDNFPQDVVELNHYLKGSSQIPGVQAYPGVGTNVPIYVLGSSMYGASLAAALGLPYAFASHFAGEHLQDAVNYYRENFRPSEDLAEPYVLAGVNVVAAGTDEAAQEKYQDVVAKRVRRLGPRGRTTLRFAGVGTGGKAAAYLEDFAEQARADELLINFEGATPEQARDSMDSFAPAWELS, from the coding sequence ATGCCTCGCACCTTCCCGCTGTCGGTCATCGACTTCGCCACCATCTACCCCGAACAGAGCGCCCACGACGCGATCGCCACCTCCGTCGCCCTGGCCCAACGCGCCGAAGAACACGGCTTCAACCGCATCTGGTACGCCGAGCACCACAACGCCGCCGACCGCGCCTCCTCCGTCCCGTCCCTGCTCATCGCGCACGTCGGCGCCCAGACCAGCACCATCCGCCTCGGCGCGGGCGGGGTGATGCTTCCCAACCACGCGCCGTACTCCGTCGCCGAGCAATTCGGCACCCTCGCCGAGATGTACCCCGGCCGCATCGACTTAGGCCTCGGCCGTGCGCCGGGCACCGACGCGAAGACCGTGGGGCGCGCGCTGCGGCGGCCTTTCGACGCCTCGGACAACTTCCCCCAGGACGTCGTCGAGCTGAACCACTACCTCAAGGGTTCCTCGCAGATCCCCGGCGTGCAGGCCTACCCGGGCGTGGGCACGAACGTCCCGATCTACGTCCTGGGGTCATCGATGTACGGCGCCTCGTTGGCTGCGGCGCTGGGGCTGCCGTACGCCTTCGCCTCGCACTTCGCCGGCGAGCACCTGCAGGACGCGGTGAACTACTACCGGGAGAACTTCCGGCCCTCCGAGGACCTGGCCGAGCCCTACGTGCTGGCCGGCGTCAACGTCGTCGCCGCCGGCACTGATGAGGCCGCGCAGGAGAAGTACCAGGACGTCGTGGCCAAGCGGGTGCGACGCCTCGGCCCGCGGGGGCGGACCACCTTGCGCTTCGCAGGCGTGGGCACCGGGGGCAAGGCCGCCGCGTACCTGGAGGACTTCGCCGAGCAGGCGCGCGCGGACGAGCTGCTGATCAACTTCGAAGGCGCCACCCCGGAGCAGGCGCGCGATTCGATGGACTCCTTCGCCCCGGCCTGGGAGCTGTCTTAG
- a CDS encoding ArsR/SmtB family transcription factor has protein sequence MTVPQILPPVGLSGCCSLGSGPLTEADAERYAGLFKVLADPTRLQILSRLAAGGCGPATVGELTELVGISQPTVSHHLKKLTDAGLLDRRRDGRSVTHTVRPEIFAQLRTVLEMG, from the coding sequence ATGACCGTGCCGCAGATCCTTCCCCCCGTCGGCCTCAGCGGCTGCTGCTCTCTGGGCAGCGGCCCGCTCACCGAGGCCGACGCCGAACGCTACGCCGGGCTGTTCAAAGTGCTCGCCGACCCCACCCGCCTGCAGATCCTCTCCCGCCTGGCGGCCGGCGGCTGCGGGCCCGCCACCGTCGGCGAGCTCACCGAGCTGGTGGGCATCAGCCAGCCGACCGTGTCGCACCACCTGAAAAAACTCACCGACGCCGGTCTCCTGGATCGCCGCCGCGACGGGCGCAGCGTCACCCACACCGTCCGCCCGGAGATCTTCGCGCAGCTGCGCACCGTCCTGGAGATGGGGTAG
- a CDS encoding ArsB/NhaD family transporter, with product MKTGIVLGVGSAVSLLALFLSDTAAFGELLARVAPILGFVAAMSVVVNAAETENTFAGLLLSLQRRLGIGAEGTRSDQLKSWLLIIISCVLTTIFFSLDTTAILLTPLAIKMARHAGLNVLGATFAVVWTANLGSLLLPISNLTNLLALQTEYVQGLVDYLRQSWLPSLALILVAAACPLLLREATNSRTGATPLTGELNPRARVFALLIGALLILLLTPLAFWVPTTVAAVVSVWLLYRWTPQEVRWNLIPWNTLAFALLLTTLAALVHHAGLLDPLLEWLGGQGDGARGAFVLALTGGAVANLINNIPAYLALEPAVDSARGLMALLVGVNAAPIVTPWASLATLLWADQARRQGVQVRWRTFILLGLVIAPVAVVVGTGAIVVMTP from the coding sequence GTGAAGACAGGCATCGTCCTTGGGGTGGGGTCGGCGGTCAGCCTCCTCGCACTTTTCCTGTCGGACACGGCCGCCTTCGGAGAGTTGTTGGCGCGGGTGGCGCCGATCCTGGGCTTTGTGGCGGCGATGTCCGTCGTCGTCAACGCCGCGGAGACGGAAAACACTTTCGCCGGGCTTCTCCTCTCCCTTCAACGACGGCTGGGCATAGGCGCGGAGGGAACACGCAGCGACCAGCTGAAGTCCTGGCTGTTGATCATTATCTCCTGCGTGCTGACCACGATCTTCTTCTCCCTCGACACCACCGCGATCTTGTTGACCCCGTTGGCGATCAAGATGGCCAGGCACGCCGGCCTCAACGTACTGGGCGCGACTTTCGCGGTGGTGTGGACGGCCAACCTGGGCTCGCTGTTGCTGCCGATCTCGAATCTGACGAATCTGCTCGCGTTGCAGACGGAGTATGTCCAAGGGCTGGTGGACTACCTCAGGCAGTCCTGGTTGCCGTCGCTCGCGCTGATTCTCGTAGCCGCGGCCTGCCCCCTCCTGCTGCGGGAGGCCACGAATTCCCGGACCGGCGCCACACCGCTGACCGGAGAGCTCAACCCCCGGGCCAGGGTCTTCGCCCTCCTCATCGGGGCACTGTTGATCCTGTTGCTCACGCCCCTCGCTTTCTGGGTCCCCACCACCGTCGCCGCGGTGGTCTCAGTGTGGCTGTTGTATCGCTGGACCCCACAGGAGGTGCGCTGGAACCTCATCCCCTGGAACACCCTCGCCTTTGCGCTGTTGCTGACCACCCTGGCAGCTCTGGTGCACCACGCGGGACTGCTGGACCCGCTCCTCGAGTGGCTGGGCGGACAAGGCGACGGCGCCAGGGGCGCATTCGTCTTGGCGCTGACAGGTGGCGCAGTGGCGAACCTGATCAACAACATCCCCGCCTATCTCGCGCTGGAACCGGCCGTCGACTCCGCCCGTGGCCTGATGGCTTTGCTGGTGGGCGTCAACGCCGCGCCCATCGTCACCCCGTGGGCGTCGCTGGCCACCTTGCTGTGGGCCGATCAAGCCCGGCGGCAGGGGGTGCAGGTTCGCTGGCGCACCTTCATTTTGCTGGGCCTAGTCATCGCCCCGGTGGCGGTAGTCGTCGGCACCGGCGCGATCGTCGTCATGACGCCGTAG
- a CDS encoding arsenate-mycothiol transferase ArsC, with translation MTSRPAVLFVCVGNGGKSQMAAALAVAEVGDRVEIHSAGTTPGTKLNAESVAAIAEAGADMSGGVPKGVDEQLLRAVDRTVLLGGDAHLTLPADARGTCERWLTDEPAERGVDGMERMRLIRDDIHARVRTLLAELDD, from the coding sequence ATGACCTCCCGTCCCGCCGTCCTGTTCGTCTGCGTCGGCAACGGCGGAAAATCCCAGATGGCCGCCGCCCTCGCCGTCGCCGAAGTCGGCGACCGCGTCGAGATCCACTCCGCCGGCACCACCCCGGGCACCAAACTCAACGCCGAGTCCGTCGCCGCTATCGCCGAAGCCGGCGCCGACATGTCCGGCGGTGTCCCGAAGGGCGTCGATGAGCAGTTGCTGCGCGCGGTGGACCGCACCGTCCTCCTCGGCGGGGACGCCCACCTCACACTGCCCGCCGACGCCCGCGGCACCTGCGAGCGCTGGCTCACCGACGAACCCGCCGAGCGCGGCGTCGACGGCATGGAACGCATGCGTCTGATTCGCGACGACATCCACGCCCGCGTCCGCACCCTGCTCGCAGAGCTCGACGACTGA
- a CDS encoding GNAT family N-acetyltransferase encodes MTITFRLSSPGDRAGVLAVLAASRGEGLSAQERAQQGFVQGSFTEEMLARVEAGPGVVVGVDDSGAVVAVAMTMTQTPAGGPPASLGLYMRRHHDDKRWAMYGPVAIASSHRGRGLMRPLLAEVSRRLDGYELAAGFIDADNAKSMAVHTAVGMTVDGYFTVNARRFAVVTFRPGENFSPTE; translated from the coding sequence ATGACGATCACGTTCCGCCTTTCTTCGCCCGGCGACCGGGCGGGTGTTCTCGCCGTGCTTGCCGCCTCCCGCGGTGAGGGGTTGAGCGCGCAGGAGCGCGCGCAGCAGGGCTTCGTGCAGGGCAGTTTCACGGAAGAGATGCTCGCCCGCGTGGAGGCCGGGCCCGGCGTGGTGGTCGGCGTGGATGACTCCGGTGCGGTCGTGGCCGTGGCGATGACCATGACCCAGACTCCGGCCGGCGGCCCGCCCGCTTCCCTGGGGCTGTATATGCGGCGCCATCACGACGATAAGCGGTGGGCGATGTACGGCCCGGTGGCCATCGCGTCGTCGCACCGCGGCCGCGGGCTGATGCGCCCGCTGCTCGCCGAGGTGTCCCGGAGGCTGGACGGCTACGAGCTGGCCGCCGGATTCATCGACGCCGACAACGCCAAATCGATGGCGGTGCACACAGCCGTGGGGATGACGGTCGACGGCTACTTCACCGTCAATGCCCGTCGTTTCGCGGTGGTCACCTTCCGCCCCGGGGAGAACTTCTCGCCTACGGAGTGA
- a CDS encoding Rib/alpha-like domain-containing protein, with the protein MLAAFAVSGGVLAAPVVAAPLAPAAETAQASPEAPETQLFAYPRLYLLQGETDAFAPLREDLPAGTALTLDEGEALAALRAEGWTVSVADSVLTVTAPRHAEGDYEIPVVVAFPDQTAQATSLPVFVDYLADVPLSVRAPVFAYLQLAQSSTSSTMP; encoded by the coding sequence ATGCTCGCTGCCTTCGCCGTCAGCGGCGGCGTCCTGGCCGCTCCCGTCGTCGCTGCGCCCCTGGCCCCGGCCGCGGAGACCGCGCAGGCTTCCCCGGAGGCCCCTGAGACGCAGTTGTTCGCTTACCCCCGTCTTTACCTTCTCCAGGGCGAGACTGACGCCTTCGCCCCGTTGCGTGAGGACCTTCCCGCCGGGACTGCCCTAACGCTCGACGAGGGGGAAGCACTTGCCGCGCTTCGGGCAGAAGGATGGACCGTCTCCGTCGCGGACAGCGTCCTGACCGTGACTGCGCCCCGTCACGCGGAAGGCGACTATGAGATCCCGGTCGTCGTCGCGTTCCCGGATCAGACCGCTCAGGCCACGTCCTTGCCCGTCTTCGTGGACTATCTGGCGGACGTCCCGCTCAGCGTGCGGGCACCCGTGTTCGCCTATCTGCAGCTGGCGCAGTCCTCGACGAGTTCGACGATGCCCTGA
- a CDS encoding trimeric intracellular cation channel family protein, whose product MSPDVDPQILTIYRLSDVVGVLLMGMIGGTVARQRGYDIIGFFFIALFSALGGGMIRDVLINEGTVAAMAQREYLILAFTGAIIARFVYFKGRAWEIFQAHGDAVVSGLWAATGCVKALTFGLPAVACVMMGIFTAVGGGMIRDVVTGQVPGVFGDNQPTVIPAIVATSTVLISDQFGYLAVGMLLGPVLSIALSVYGYWAGWRISTDPEFAPVNEGAVQLASAAKKAEEKGRRVGRKLEPSRARAWRHQQMEKALQRRIDRDVRRGKKPAQAESDAQDLLDEFTTEFEAVSSEAGDTGATASGFGMDIGGDSYDDYDADSGEDHAAVAEDSVGTFDGQRFSQELVDMILADDKLTDDLLSRLERTYREKNGEG is encoded by the coding sequence ATGTCCCCTGACGTTGATCCCCAGATTTTGACGATCTACCGTCTCTCCGACGTGGTCGGTGTGCTGCTGATGGGCATGATCGGCGGCACGGTCGCCCGCCAGCGCGGTTACGACATCATCGGTTTCTTCTTCATCGCGCTGTTCTCCGCGCTCGGCGGCGGCATGATCCGCGACGTGCTGATTAATGAGGGCACGGTCGCGGCGATGGCGCAGCGCGAGTACCTCATCCTGGCGTTCACCGGCGCGATCATCGCCCGCTTCGTGTACTTCAAGGGCCGGGCGTGGGAAATCTTCCAGGCGCACGGTGACGCGGTGGTCTCCGGGTTGTGGGCGGCTACCGGGTGCGTGAAGGCGTTGACGTTCGGGCTGCCGGCGGTGGCGTGCGTGATGATGGGCATTTTCACGGCGGTCGGCGGCGGCATGATCCGCGACGTGGTGACCGGCCAGGTGCCGGGTGTGTTCGGCGACAATCAGCCGACGGTGATTCCCGCGATCGTGGCCACCTCCACCGTGCTGATCAGCGATCAATTCGGATACCTGGCGGTGGGCATGCTGTTGGGCCCGGTGCTGAGCATCGCGTTGTCTGTCTACGGCTACTGGGCCGGATGGCGGATCAGCACGGACCCGGAGTTCGCGCCGGTGAATGAGGGTGCGGTGCAGTTGGCGTCGGCGGCGAAGAAAGCGGAGGAAAAGGGCCGCCGGGTCGGGCGTAAGCTGGAGCCGTCGCGGGCGCGGGCGTGGCGCCACCAGCAGATGGAAAAGGCCTTGCAGCGCCGCATCGACCGGGATGTGCGGCGCGGCAAGAAACCCGCGCAGGCGGAGTCCGACGCCCAGGATCTGCTGGATGAGTTCACCACCGAGTTTGAGGCCGTCTCCTCCGAGGCGGGGGACACTGGGGCGACGGCGTCGGGCTTCGGGATGGACATCGGCGGGGATTCCTACGACGACTACGACGCCGACTCCGGCGAGGACCACGCCGCCGTCGCGGAGGATTCAGTCGGCACGTTTGACGGGCAGCGCTTCAGCCAGGAGCTGGTGGACATGATCCTGGCCGATGACAAGCTCACCGATGATCTGCTCAGCCGGCTGGAGCGCACATACCGGGAGAAGAACGGGGAGGGCTAG
- a CDS encoding amidase, translating to MSKDLLQKSAVEVGKMIADKEISPVEVTQSLLDHAHALNDKVNAYVSFRDDKSLAEAKQAEEEIQAGQARGPLHGVPMAIKDNLYVGGETTTMASKIHKDFVPKEDASSVARMKDAGIVLTGKLNMHEYAWGIDNNNPHFGAAHNPWDLEKTPGGSSGGSGAAVAADMSFSTLGTDTAGSIRIPSSACGLVGLKPTHGRVAKDGCFPLAWTLDHIGPMSKTVEDAAALLQVIAGFSPKDPTAVDVPVGDYLSNLDRDPSELIIGVEEDYFFRAVDSEIERLVRAQIDALVEQGAQLKTVKIPALAVSEWAELAISLSEASAIHHNDLVNRADDFGADIRFLFELGELFSSVDYLQAQQARRQIKQEFASALTDVDVIITPTLPVTPPKLGSATADLNGEQVDLIDNFIRYTGPSNLTGLPTLSVPAGLKDGMPVGLQVIGRAFDEQTLLQVGRMVEKNDPLGGKRAPVK from the coding sequence TTGAGTAAAGACTTGCTGCAGAAGTCCGCCGTCGAGGTCGGCAAGATGATCGCCGACAAGGAGATCTCCCCGGTCGAGGTGACGCAGTCGCTGTTGGATCATGCCCACGCCCTCAACGATAAGGTGAACGCCTACGTCAGCTTCCGCGACGACAAGTCGCTGGCGGAGGCCAAGCAAGCCGAAGAGGAAATTCAGGCCGGGCAGGCCCGGGGTCCCTTGCACGGCGTGCCGATGGCGATCAAGGACAATCTCTATGTCGGCGGGGAGACCACCACGATGGCCTCCAAGATCCACAAGGATTTCGTACCGAAGGAAGACGCCTCCTCGGTGGCCCGGATGAAAGACGCCGGCATCGTGCTGACCGGCAAGCTCAACATGCACGAGTACGCCTGGGGCATCGACAACAACAATCCCCACTTTGGCGCCGCCCACAACCCTTGGGACCTGGAGAAAACTCCCGGCGGATCCAGTGGCGGCTCCGGAGCCGCGGTAGCCGCAGACATGAGCTTTTCCACCCTGGGCACCGATACCGCCGGCTCCATTCGCATCCCGTCCTCGGCCTGCGGCCTGGTGGGACTCAAACCCACCCATGGGCGGGTGGCTAAAGACGGGTGCTTCCCCCTCGCCTGGACACTTGATCACATCGGCCCCATGTCCAAAACCGTCGAAGACGCAGCCGCCCTGCTACAGGTGATCGCGGGCTTCAGCCCGAAGGACCCCACCGCCGTCGACGTGCCCGTGGGCGACTACCTGTCGAACCTGGACCGAGACCCTTCCGAATTGATCATCGGTGTAGAGGAAGACTACTTCTTCCGCGCCGTTGACTCCGAGATCGAACGGCTCGTACGCGCCCAGATCGACGCCCTCGTTGAACAAGGCGCGCAACTCAAGACAGTGAAGATCCCCGCATTGGCTGTCTCCGAATGGGCGGAACTGGCGATCAGCCTCTCCGAAGCCTCCGCTATCCACCACAACGACCTGGTCAACCGGGCGGATGACTTCGGAGCCGACATCCGCTTCCTCTTCGAGTTGGGCGAGCTGTTCTCCTCCGTGGACTACTTGCAGGCGCAACAGGCCCGCCGTCAGATCAAGCAGGAGTTCGCGTCGGCGCTTACCGACGTAGACGTCATCATCACCCCCACCCTGCCGGTGACGCCTCCCAAGCTCGGCTCCGCCACCGCCGACCTCAACGGCGAACAGGTGGATCTGATCGATAACTTCATCCGCTACACCGGCCCTTCCAACCTGACCGGTTTGCCGACGTTGAGTGTGCCCGCCGGACTCAAAGACGGCATGCCGGTGGGGCTGCAAGTCATCGGTCGTGCCTTCGATGAGCAAACACTGCTGCAGGTGGGCCGCATGGTGGAGAAAAACGACCCCCTGGGAGGGAAAAGAGCGCCAGTGAAGTAG
- a CDS encoding serine hydrolase domain-containing protein produces the protein MSALQQVRQWPVKNASAAVIADGRVEKTGDTNRLFRLASVTKPVATWGFLIAVEEGVFELDDPLGPEGSTVRHLLAHASGVPMDSREAERAPEERRIYSSAGFEILAEAVEEGSGMWFSEYLKEAVFDQLGMDNTELYGSAGHHMTSTVEDLTTFLQEVLDPQLLHSSTVEETFTVQYPDLDGIVPGYGRQRPCPWGLGFEMRGQKDPHWTGPSMPEDVAGHFGQFGTYIWAHRPTQRAMVALTDRNFGPWAKPLWAETNDAIWQELER, from the coding sequence ATGAGCGCTCTGCAGCAGGTAAGACAATGGCCCGTAAAGAACGCGTCGGCGGCGGTGATCGCCGACGGCCGAGTGGAAAAAACCGGTGACACCAACCGCCTTTTCCGCCTGGCGAGTGTGACCAAACCCGTCGCCACGTGGGGTTTTCTCATCGCGGTGGAGGAAGGAGTCTTCGAACTCGACGACCCGTTGGGGCCGGAGGGCTCCACCGTCCGGCATCTGCTGGCGCATGCTTCGGGGGTGCCCATGGACAGCCGGGAGGCGGAGCGGGCCCCGGAGGAGCGCCGCATCTACTCGTCCGCCGGCTTCGAGATCCTCGCCGAGGCGGTGGAGGAAGGCTCCGGGATGTGGTTCTCCGAGTACTTGAAGGAAGCGGTCTTCGATCAGCTGGGCATGGACAACACGGAACTGTATGGCTCGGCAGGCCACCACATGACCTCGACGGTGGAGGATCTGACCACGTTCCTGCAGGAGGTGCTGGACCCGCAGTTGCTGCATTCGTCGACCGTGGAGGAGACCTTTACGGTGCAGTACCCGGATCTGGACGGCATCGTGCCGGGCTATGGCCGGCAGAGGCCGTGCCCTTGGGGCCTGGGGTTTGAGATGCGTGGGCAGAAGGACCCGCACTGGACGGGGCCGTCGATGCCGGAGGACGTGGCCGGGCACTTCGGCCAGTTCGGCACCTATATCTGGGCGCATCGCCCGACGCAGCGCGCGATGGTGGCGTTGACCGACCGGAACTTCGGTCCGTGGGCGAAGCCGTTGTGGGCGGAGACCAACGACGCGATCTGGCAGGAGCTGGAGCGCTGA